In a single window of the Candoia aspera isolate rCanAsp1 chromosome 14, rCanAsp1.hap2, whole genome shotgun sequence genome:
- the LOC134505473 gene encoding cytochrome P450 2W1-like, producing the protein MALLNFFLSSPASVLLVAALILFASFCLPAGFRKSSLKLPPGPLPLPIIGHLHLLDFKRQDKSLLKLAKKYGPVFTLHFGFKKVVVLTGYEAVRDALVTFTEEFVDRPSIPIFEHIQHGNGVFFSTGELWRATRRFTVSTMRNLGMGKKHIEERITEELNFLIDNINSFQGEPFSLRTFNSAATNITFVLLFGERFEYNDPTFLTLQRLIDEVMCLLGSPTLHLFNFYPFLGFLFNAHKALLRKIEDVRVIIRDYIKSSRRDLDGNNLRSYIEALVFKHQQDMSKRQNLFHEDNLIASTLDLIMAGTETTATTLQWAILLAMRHPEIQKKVQEEIGRVVKPGHQATYEDRRNMPFTNAVIHEVQRFITLLPHVPRCTSVDTHFRGYFLPKGTMVIPSLTSVLLDQSQWETPHEFNPNHFLDTSGNFIKKDAFVPYSLGRRNCIGESLAKMELFLFFTGLLQKFTFQPPPGLTEMDLDLNVPKTTFTLRPQPQLTWAVLRE; encoded by the exons ATGGCCCTGctaaatttcttcctttcttctcctgcaTCTGTTCTGCTGGTGGCTGCCCTGATTCTTTTCGCATCCTTCTGTTTGCCAGCTGGCTTTCGAAAATCATCTTTAAAGTTACCGCCAGGCCCTTTGCCTCTTCCAATCATCGGACACCTGCATCTGCTCGATTTTAAAAGGCAGGACAAATCCTTGCTGAAG CTTGCGAAAAAATACGGACCCGTGTTTACCCTCCATTTTGGGTTCAAGAAAGTGGTGGTGCTGACTGGCTATGAAGCAGTAAGGGATGCTCTTGTGACCTTCACTGAGGAGTTTGTGGACAGGCCATCTATACCCATATTTGAGCATATTCAGCATGGAAATG GGGTTTTCTTTTCCACCGGAGAGCTGTGGAGGGCTACCCGAAGATTTACAGTGTCCACCATGCGCAACCTTGGGATGGGGAAAAAACACATAGAGGAGCGCATCACTGAAGAGCTCAATTTTCTGATAGATAATATTAACTCTTTCCAAG GCGAACCTTTCAGCCTCCGAACTTTCAACTCGGCGGCAACCAACATCACGTTTGTTCTGCTGTTTGGGGAACGGTTTGAGTACAACGACCCGACATTTCTCACTCTTCAAAGACTCATAGATGAAGTCATGTGCCTTCTGGGATCCCCCACTTTACAC CTGTTCAACTTCTACCCATTCCTCGGATTCCTCTTCAACGCTCACAAGGCTTTGCTTCGAAAGATCGAGGACGTCCGAGTCATCATCAGAGATTACATCAAGAGCAGCAGACGAGATCTCGACGGCAACAACCTTCGGAGCTACATAGAAGCCTTAGTCTTCAAGCACCAACAG GACATGAGCAAAAGACAGAACCTTTTCCATGAAGATAATTTAATCGCATCCACCCTGGATCTCATAATGGCTGGAACAGAGACCACAGCCACAACTCTACAGTGGGCTATCCTGCTGGCCATGAGACATCCAGAGATTCAAA AGAAGGTTCAGGAGGAGATCGGGCGAGTGGTGAAGCCGGGCCACCAGGCCACCTATGAAGACCGACGGAACATGCCTTTTACCAACGCGGTGATCCACGAAGTGCAGCGCTTTATCACGCTGCTGCCCCATGTCCCTCGCTGCACCTCCGTCGACACCCATTTCAGGGGCTATTTCCTCCCCAAG GGAACCATGGTTATTCCATCACTGACTTCAGTCCTGCTTGATCAGAGCCAATGGGAAACTCCCCATGAATTCAATCCCAACCACTTCCTTGACACCAGCGGGAATTTCATCAAGAAGGATGCCTTTGTGCCTTATTCTTTAG gacGCAGGAATTGCATTGGTGAAAGTCTGGCCAAAATGGAGCTGTTCCTCTTCTTCACGGGCCTGCTGCAGAAATTCACTTTCCAACCTCCACCTGGGCTTACAGAAATGGACTTGGACCTGAATGTTCCTAAGACGACCTTCACTCTAAGACCACAGCCACAGTTGACGTGGGCTGTTCTCCGTGAGTGA
- the LOC134505114 gene encoding cytochrome c oxidase assembly protein COX19 produces MSTMVFGAKSFKPRPPDKGAFPLDHFGECTAFKEKFMKCLQANHYENGLCRQESKEYLECRMERQLMAKEPLEKLGYKDLKEEKAEDHAETVQQNLS; encoded by the exons ATGTCCACGATGGTTTTCGGGGCGAAAAGCTTCAAGCCGAGGCCGCCGGATAAAGGCGCCTTCCCTTTGGATCATTTCG GTGAATGTACGGCTTTCAAAGAAAAattcatgaaatgtctgcaggcaaatcACTATGAGAATGGATTGTGCAGGCAGGAGTCGAAGGAATATTTAGAATGCCGAATGGAGAG GCAACTGATGGCCAAAGAGCCACTGGAAAAACTGGGATATAAAGACCTAAAGGAAGAGAAAGCTgaagaccacgctgagacagtgcAACAAAATCTCTCCTGA